The nucleotide sequence GCCTTATCGAGGTCTGCCATGGACCCTAGACTTTACATAGGGGAGAAAGCAAAAAGTTATTATATACGTTCAAGGAAACAGAAAAAAGGTTAGTCGATAAGATTTACAGatattatgtatattatatatacatacattatctcagttatatataatatgtataatatattatatatatatacatacactttAGAGTTTTCGCGCATCGCGGACACGTGGAGTAATTGTCACTGACCGCGAAGCGCGGAAGGAAAGTGTATAGGGCGGccgaaaggagagaaaaagagtcaGGCGGAGTGACGACGCATATCGACATTGCGCCGCGTGTCGCCGAGCCACATAACATGTAACATACAAATCGTACGCATTTTAAAAggaaacgaagaaaaaaaaaacaaatgaacAAAGCATTAATGTTAGATGAAGGAAAAAGGAAGAGCACGTTTGAGGCACGACTTTAATGGCTCCGAtggtttgaaaaaatttatatgagtTAAATTTTTGCTATTAGAAGGAGACGTTGAGACCAGAGTCGTCGAAGTCGCGCCTCCGTGAAAGAATGAGAGATTATTCGCATTGAAGAATTGAATAAGAAGAAAATGTGAAATAAGCTCAGTAGGCGGCTGAAAAATAAGGAGAGCAACGgataaacaaatattgatcTCTTCTTGCGAACTTTTCTTATATATCGGGTGCGGAAAATAAATTGTGCCTTTTTAGTGCAGTAAGCCGTCGAACGTAAGCCTAAGCCGCGGCTGTGCGTTTTCTTTGTTCTTTCGTTCAAAGTGTGTAATAATTAAAAGAGAAGCGAGTGCACGCGAGAGTTTCTGCAAAGTTTGCTCGCAGCGGACGGCCATTGGTAAGACCAATCTCGTAAAATTTCACTTTGATTCTTACTTCTTTCTTACcgttgtaaatttttttcgtaataataatgaaaaaaataagcaaaaaTTTAACGTCTCTCCGAAATcccctttcttttttttttttttaaagagacgGGAAAGATCTCGCGACGACTTTTATACCTAGTATTATTTTAGGTAAATTAAATGAGAAAACGAAAAGGCGGCTAATTTTAGTGGAGAGAGAATTTTTTAAGGAACAAGCATGTGTGCAACGtgtaaaataatgaaaaaaaaaaagacttcTTATCGATGCAACGATGAGTGAGTGAATTTACTTCGATGCTCCGTTACGGCACgatctgttttttttctactctGTATCTTCGCCCTTTTAACTGTGTACAAAGTTTCTCGAAGAAGAATGAGTTTCCTGCCCTGGTCTCCGCTGTACAAAGGATAATATATCGGAATATATACTGTTCGAATGTCCAAGGGCTTTCTGGGTAACTCGTCGTACTGCCGCGTAGCCGATTATTGTAAAACGTTAcgttcgttttctttttttaacgatatttgttctctctctcttttgtctTAATTGTAACGACGATAATGcaatttgattattattaatgaaTATCACGATCGATAAATTGTTCCTGTACCTAACTGATttataatgattattattgtatatcGAGAGCATTgaggataataataataatgcgaTTTTCACTGGACAGCCATGTGTCGTACGTTTTTCTTCCCGAACAGACATCCTCCCGCCTGAGAAGCAGAGAATAGCTCAAAAATGAGTAGATTTTGTAGataagaagcagcagcagcagcagcagcagcttctgtGACTGGTCGTAAAACTATGTAGTAAATTCAAGCGTAGATACAAACATCGCGGTATCTTCTTGCGAACAAAAAGAATGCCTACTCCAAACATTCTAGTGAAATTTATTAGACTAGAAGCATTGTCTTCAACACGTTATACTGCCGCTGCCGGCCTGGCTAATTGATTTCCGAGACAGACGGCGAAAACATCACGCGCTTTCGAGCAATTAAATACGGCGTAATCTCATCTGCCGCATTCGCGTATTAATCTCCTCGGAATTTCAAGATTCCGCGCTGTTTACCTCGTTACGCTTTTCACGTGAATAGCGCCAGTCAGTTCACACCCACAAAGTCGTGCGTACACTTGAACGCGGTATGCAAATACGACATGTCGACATGTGGCGGCAGCTGTGGCGATGAGTGTTTTTCTCTCGGCTGATTAATCCAGAGAAGCTCCCGAAAAATAATATCCATCGGGCATCGCGAGTAGTGAGGAGGAAATTTTTTTGTCATTTATGCGCGGCGCGTTTCGAGACAAGTGCCGAGAGTTTTATGGGCGTTGAGAGACTTTTGTTCCGATGATTTTCTACGAATGGGCTTTTTCTCATTCTACAAGAGCTGCAGAAGGCCGccgttttacatttttcaacgTTCTACGTGTCGGCAAATGCTGCACTTGACATCGTTAAAATTCGTTGTCGCACTGTCGAACAGTCGTTTATACTCGCGCGAGGGCATCAATAGCGAGGATATACGGTATTAAAAGCGTCAAACTCAATTTAACCGGTTGTTTGCACTGCATTAATTCGATCAAATGGCGCACAAAAATCTCCGAGCGTACGACGACACAATTGGAGAGGGACTCGAAGAGTAGAAGAAAACATGACACAATTATAGAACGGCGGGCATAAACAGTAAACAGATAAATTTGATGACTCAGGAGGAATAGGTCGTTCACGGAGACGTACGGGCACTTAGACAACATCATTCGCCGAAATCGAAATAATATCGGCACGTGTTGTTGACCTCGCGTGTGCGCGCACGGCGCGATACAGAAGCGCGCGTCATTCGAGAGGATAGACGTTGATCGCGTGCGCTCCTTGCAGCCGTATCGTCGTATCGAGATAAATTTGTTTACTGTCGATCAAAGGGACTGCTCGAAAAAGCTCGCAACCTACATTCGGTAGGAGgaaaaggaggaaaaggaGGAAGAGCTTAAAATAAGGCGCATCAATTTAACGCGGCTCGTGTCCCCGTAACAAGCTGCCGAGTCGCCTCCTTAAATTACGTAAAGACGAATTTCGCGTTACGGAAAGCCGCGGATCGATCCTCGTCACGCGAGCTCGGGAGGAAAAGGCCAATTCGAAATCGACGGACTTTTAATTGCGCCGTGTTTTTTTCTCCTTAACGATCCTCCTCGGTTTTCGTCCCATTGACTCGTCGATCGCTCCGAGAGCGGTTTACACGACGGGAGCGCCAAAAAGACGCGTCGTTTCGGCGATAATGATTCAGGCGTAAAGTTGATTTATAGATTAAACGAACGTCTGCGCACGTGTACACACAGACGGCCGAGGATGTACGTATAACGTACGTCAGGGGAAAACGTGCTCGATTCAACAATcggacttttatttttaagcatttttttccgCGCTCGCAGCGAGCCTGTATTTGTGCGGTTGCGCGACACACCGTGTAATGTGTACACACGTCCGCGAGCGCGGCTTATCGAGTTGACAAAAAAGTAGGCGAGCCTTTTTTACTCGTACAATTTCGTAATTTACggctaaataaataataaataggaTCTAGTTTGGGAAAACGCACGTGATCGAGGCGTTGTCGCGCGAGATCCTCTAATCTCTAGCCGTAGCAGTATGCGAAACGGgctttattacaatttatcgATTCATCCTAACGCAGCTCTCGTGTTCATAGCAATAAGGTGCATTGACTCGATGCGAGGAAATTGCGTTATGCAAATCGGCTAAAATACAGAAATCCTCAACAGCTCGCACGGCTTAACTGCGATTTAGCCGCTGCCTTGAAATTCTTATCGTCGTGCCGTATATCGTagagaaaaaacaatattgatattagtacaagagagagagagagagctgctctCGTTTGTTTTTTGAATATCTAGCATTTCTGTCATGAATATGCgcggagcgagaaaaaagctgGCATGTTGTGTAGGCGCACGTGTTGAGTACAGGTGTTTTTTGAATTTACAATTGGCTTTTGCAATTTTAATCGgctcgaggaaaaaagagccgAAAAGCTCGCGTGTCTCTCGTGGCCGGAACGGGTTTTAGAATTCTTAGGATTCTCCGAGTTCGCCGCTTAATTCGGCCGTGAAAGCCCGTGCAGTGCAGAAATCGGCTTCGCGGAGATACAACACGAATATGTCCGCTTCTCAGATACGGCACACACTCGCGGCGCACGAGAAGCCTCCTTCCGCACGCAGGAGGGGGACATCGCATTGTGCGCGGCTCGGTTAATTTCTGTGTATATAGGCGCgaggaaggaagaaaaaggaagaggCGATCCGCGCAAAAAGGCCGTCGGAAGATAAGCCGCGGAACGAGTCCCGTGAGCTCTCTACTCGCttcatttcatttatttcatttatttcatttatttcatttatttcatttattcGCGCTCGATCTCTTATAGAACGGGGAGAATTTTCAGGATCGACCTCGGCTGCCCGGAAAAACCTGCGCGCGTCCGCTGTCCGTTGTTACGCGACATGACGCGACAGGAAAGTTTCGGTCGCTCGGGCCATTACGAGGCATTCCGCGCGcatcatccgcgcgcgcgaacccGTTTCCCAACGCACGCGACGCTTTCTCTTGAATTTCGTTCGTCATTTGCATCTCGCGAAAACGCAAGGTTAACGATCCCGCGACATTCCGCCTTCGGGAGCTCTCTTCAATTTCGAGCCGTCCTCCAAGGCCGTTGCtctactattattatatacgCATTGCGAAATTTAGCTGTTACAGCAGAAACGCGTCAAAGTCAGCGCGCTGCACTTTCCTTGTTTACCATTCCGGGGAGAATATACAGTCGTAGGCACGCGTCGTTTGCCGAGTCGAGGATCTATCAATATTTTGACGACATACCACGCGACGGATGACACACGCGCAAACTGCAAAGCCGCGGATCGGCGTGAATTGTGATTTGCACGCGGCGCGCATCAATGAAAGAGAAAGTCTCGCGGGAAATCTCGGAGCTTTGTTTTAGCGGCGTTCTACGCGCGCGGATTCCGATCGATCGCATCTCGTTATCAGTTATGTCAACGACGAGGCACGTAAATCTCAATTCAAACGCAGTcgttaaaacgaaaaaaagaaacaaaaaagaaaacaggAACGAGCCATTAGCATTGGATTACGCGCGCGACCATTAATGCCAAGACACACAATAATGCTCCAATTCAAGAGCCGCGTGTGTTGCTGCACGCGTAATAGACACGCGCTTacattatcgcgcgcgcgcgctgacaGGCGCTTTAACGCAAGTATTAATAACGTAACTCTCGGAACGACGGACTTTTTGCGGCTTCTCTAAGCGttgcacgcacgcacacacacgcgcgcgcgtgacaTAATTATAGCGCTATATCCCGATTACGTTTACAATTCAAATGAAAAAGCAGATCCAGGAAGATTGAGCGTAAGGCGCAAAGCTGAAAACGCGCTATCGCGGCTTTTCATTGCTCcttatcgcgcgcgaggcttTACTGCCGAACTTTCATGGCAGCGTTCAAGCCGATCGGCTAATAACAAGGCGGCATCGCTGTACAGTCGCTCGTCACTCCTTCCTTCCGCTCGACGCGACTACGGTGTGTAGTGGCGCCGATTTTCCAACCTTAGCTTCCACGAGCCGCAGACTTGGAGACGGCGCGAGgcaaaagagggagagagagagagagagagagagagagggagaaggagGTGGCAGAAGGAAATCGGCGGCGGGGCGCTCGCTCCTCGCTCGACTGCTCccgtctctcgcgcgcatttaTACGGCGACGTCGGCCGGTCGCGTGTATTATTCGGTTATCGGAGTGCGTTGCCGCCTCCTCGCAGCTCCTTTCCTCACGAGCAACGCAGCATTGTTTCcgttaagagagagagagagagtgagataAGCGCCCAGGAGGAGAATGAGGCTGGACGGACCCCGGCTGAGCTAGAACTCGTGGGCTCCCGGCTGGACAGCGTCCTTTTGTTTGTTGTCGATCGTCGAGGCCTGGCACACTTTCGCTCGCAGAGGTTCGTATACGGTCTTCTCTCAACGTACTATAGGCGACTCGCACTCGACCGTCGCGGTTTCCGGCGCTCATCCTCGCACGCGCGGCCGGACAGGTGACGAGCGAGTAAGTGCAAATATTGGTAATTTGCCGCGGTCGGCGACGCTTTACGAGACGCTTAGGTAACCGAACGCCGCGGGGAGaatcgtttttgtttttttttcttttttttttttacgtaaattTTTTACGGAAACTGCCAGTACCGGGAAAACCGCAGCTCACGCCCCAATTTTTTGCCGGCCTTTCGGACAATCGGCATGCTAATGCGCGCGGGCGCACCTCCAGGATCGGCAGCGAGGAAATCGGCTCGCGAAAACAACGAAATCATTGCTCGTGTATCGCGGCGCAAAAAAAAGTCAGTCGAAGGAATGCGCGCGCCGCGTGTGATTAACAGCAATCGTTGTCGAGCGGGACACTCTAGTCGCGAGCGCTGATCGATTCATTCGATCGGATCGATAggcggaaaaaaaaaatgctaattACACGGCAATTTTTTGCCCCATCAGATTTGCGAGCCGGCAAAAAGTTGAGGAGCTGTCGTAAAATTCCTTATTTATCCCGGCTCCTTCTCGATACGGTTTCGAGGTGGCGCAGACGATTACGCGAGCAGCCGAGGGCCGGAAAAGCCGACTACTCGCCCGACGACGCCCGGGGAGAaagggaaagagaaagagagaaagagctggaagagcagcgagcgagcgcgaacTAGGCGGCAGCGCCGCGGAAAATTAGCACAAGTGGCCGGGATTGACTCGCGTGGCGCGTCGTCGGCTATTGATTGTTTTATtgatcgtcgcgcgcgcgcgcgcgcttgcgccCGTATTCAGCCACTTTATTCCGCGGCGTCGATTTTCTCTCGCGGCTtatgcgcgcggagagaggagCCCCCGCACACAAGGGCGCCTATCGATCGCGCGCATCTCCCTTACGAAAGCGGCTTTACGTAAACGCGCCGCATTTGAATTGACGCAAGAGCGCGCGCACTCCTTCACGGCTATCGACTGGCTCTGGCAAATCGCTAATGGACCGGCGGACGCTGCGTTATTTTTCGCTCGCGACGATGATCCATAAAATCGAGTAATGTCATCGTCGAGTGACCGCGACCTAGCGCAACTGCGCAAGCCGATCGGCGCAGAAATCGCGAGGAGCGCGGAGCGAAAAAACAAAGGagtcacgagagagagagagcgtcgtGCAACGAGCACGTGCTCTTGTTTATCGTCGCGGATCAGCCGAGTAGAAGCGATGCTCACCTGGCATTACTTTTATTTGCGCTTGATTACGAGGCCGATAAATCGCAATCAGCCGCGTTTTTTCGCGCGTTCCAAATCCGGCAGAGTGTGGAAATTCGCGCTAAACGCTCGGATTCTCGGAAGAGGATATCGAGGGGCTTTTTATCCGGGGCTTTGCCAGTGAATTATATCACGAGGTGGCTGATTAATCGCTTAAGCTCGCGGAGTCACGAGTCACGCCAGCGCAGAGTCATTGTTTTGACTGGTCGCTCGAGAATCTGGACGGCATTTTTTATATTGCGACGGTGACGAGCCGCGAATGCCAGTGGAGCAAGTGTCGCGATATTCGGTCAGTTGCGCAACGGCCTTCTTTCGAACATCTATTTTTCCCAGCCGATCGGTTTACGACGGCGACGAGTGGCGCCGACGGCAGACGGCAGGTGCGAGGAGATAATCAGCGtggtgttttttttctttttatttttttgtttgttttttttttcgttcttctACTGCGCGCAGATGACGAGGAAGGACGGCAGCATGAGCGAGGAGATCGTCGGCAAGGGCCTGGAGGGCGGCTACGTGAACCACGCGCTCAGCGAATCCGGCCTCGAGCTGGCCCAGAACGGCTCGCAGGAGAGCCACCCGCAGCGCGAGCTCCACGGATCCTCGGACTTTGTCTGTGAGTatggaatatatatatatataatatatataagaGCTGATGCCATCTGAAATTTCAATCTTTTCGCACGCCTCGAGGATGCCGGAAAAgtaagtctctctctctcactctgtgtgtgtgtgtgcgtgcattATCGGGGGAATTAAAAAGCGCTTTGCGCTAATTGGctccctcgctcgcgcggTAATCGAAAATTAATCAGCCGGTAGATTTCCAAGCCCGGCTTCTCGCTTGGATCGGTCGTAAAGAATGCGAAAAATTGCAGTGGTGGAGGAGCCGGACGCGGGCGAGGAGGAGAGCGAGCTTAGCTCGTACCTGCAGCAGGCCGGCCGGAGGCTGCGGCACGCCTGCAGCCGCAAGACCCTCTACAAGCGGCTGCCCCTGCTCGGCTGGCTGCCGCGCTACAGCAGCCAGGACGCCCTGGGCGACCTGGTGGCCGGCGTGACGGTCGGGCTGACCGTGATCCCCCAGTCGCTGGCCTACTCGAACGTCGCGGGCCTGCCCCCCCAGTACGGGCTCTACGGCAGCTTCCTCGGCTGCTTCGTCTACATCTTGTTCGGCTCGTGCAAGGACGTGCCCTTCGGGCCGACCGCCATAATCTCCCTGCTGACCTACCAGACGGTCGGGCAGCTCGAGGAGCCGCAGCTGCACGCCGTGCTGCTCTGCTTCCTCGCCGGGGCGGTCGAGCTGCTGATGGGCCTCCTCGGGCTGGGCTTCCTCATCGACTTCGTCTCCGGGCCGGTCAGCTCGGGCTTCACCTCCGCGGTCGCCCTCATCATCGTCAGCTCGCAGGTCAAGGACGTCCTCGGCATCCCGGCCCAGGGCTCGACCTTCCTGCAGATGTGGCGCAGCATCGGCGAGCACCTGCAGGAGAGCTCGCTCTACGACGCGGCGCTCGGGCTGCTCTGCATCGggctgctgctcctgctgcgCGCCGTCGCCTCGGTGCGGCTCGGCTCGGAGGAGCAGCGCCGGCACAGCGCCAAGCTCCGGCTGCTCGACCGGCTGCTCTGGCTGGCCGGGACCTCGCGCAACGCCCTCCTCGTCCTCGGCTGCGGGGCCCTGGCCTACGGCTTCCCCGGCGGCGAGTCGCCCTTCCAGCTGATCGGCCACATCCCGAGCGGCATGCCCGGCCTGGCCGCGCCGCCGTTCGGCTACAGCCGGCCCGCCGACAACGCGACCGTCGGCTTCCTCGAGATGGCCGGCAACCTGGGCAGCGGCATCCTCGTGCTGCCCCTGATCTCGCTCATGGAGGACATCGCCATCTGCAAGGCCTTCGCCAGCGGCAGCTCGGTCGACGCGACGCAGGAGCTCATCGCCCTGGGCCTGGCCAACATCGGCAGCTCGTTCGTGCGCGCGTTCCCCGGCAGCGGCTCGCTCAGCCGCAGCGCCGTCAACAACGCCTCGGGCGTGCGCACGCCCCTCGGCGGCCTCTACACCGGGCTCCTCGTGCTGCTCGCGCTGCTCTTCCTCACGCCCTACTTCGCCTTCATCCCCAAGGCCACGCTCGCGGCCATCATCATCGCCGCCGTCATCTTCATGGTCGAGGTCAAGGTGGTCAAGCCCATGTGGAGGGCCAAGAGTGAGTCTCCCTTGCTTCCTTAGCTTCTCTAAAAACTCTTTGAACCCGCCCCCGCTGAAGCGCGCGCTCGATCGCAGAGTCGGACCTGATCCCCGGACTGGGCACGTTCATCGCCTGCCTGGTGCTGCAGCTCGAGCTCGGGATCGCCTGCGGGGTCGGCATCAACGTCCTCTTCATCCTGTACCACGCGGCCCGGCCCAAGATCTCCATGGAGAGGCTCAAGGTATACGATTTTCCGTTTGCCGCGATTTTCTTGCCCATTCTCCCACTCTCCTGCTCTCACCATTACTGACACCTCGCAGAGCCGCAGAGGCGTCGACTACCTCATGCTCACCCCGGACCGCTGCCTCATCTTCCCCTCGGTGGACTACGTGCGCAACCTGGTGAGCAAGTACGGGCGGCGCGCGACCGGCGCGGCAGGTGCCTCGACGCCCGTGGTCATCGACTGCACGCACATCTACGGCGCGGACTACACCGCGGCCAAGGTCGTCGAGTCGCTGACCAAGGACTTTGCCCAGCGGGGCCAGCCGCTCTTCTTCTACAACCTCAAGCCCTCGGTCTACGCGGTCTTCGAGGGCGTCGCGCCCCAGGACTTTGTCGTCTACTACACCCAGGAGGGCCTGGACGACCTGCTCAAGGAGCGGGCCGCGAGCTGCCTCGAGCGGACTCTCCAGGACGTGCTCGTGCCCTGAGACGCGCCCGCGGTACTACAGCCTCCTCTTGTCGCGATCCCGGTATCTTCCAAGAGATATATTTACATACGCGTTATGTATATCGTTGCTTGCTCGCTCCTTTCTAGCTCCCGCTGGGCGGCGCAACCTACGTTTTTAAGATGCTCTGTGATAATTTTGTAAAGAGGGAGAAcgcaagaagaagaataacACGAGACGAACGACGGACGCTTCGCGTCTACagtggatatatatatatagcttgtAAATAAACCCTGTAAGTATTCTGGGAGTCGGCTACTGTAGCGATCGCTGTGCCTCCCCACCCGCCCTGTGTAATTATCTTGATTATGTATGCCTCGTATTCGAGCAGACGCGGACGCAGGAGACGCAGTGAGAGATCGGATTTCCACGCCGGATCCTCGTTCCTATACATTGTATTGAGAAAGATTTAAGAGTGTGCGAGCGTGCGACGACTACTCGTCGTTGATCTAGATTAATTATCTCTCTACGAGATATGATATGATATGATTATGATATGATATGAtatgaatttataaataataagatTGCTTAGTTAACCGAAGCCTCAGCTCCTTGTCTCTCAGTCATTCAAACTCTCGTCCGATGCAAATCGAGTTTATTAAGAGCAATCTCTTTGGTCTATACATCGAAGTAAcaatagtagtagtagtagtagtagtagtagtagtagaagTAGCAAGTACAGTGTGACAGTAGTTTCGTGCGTGAGTACAACATCTCTCTAGCCTAAATTAGAATGTACAAGTGCAGCACGATTAGAGAACGAATTTGCCTATCGGCGAGTTATTATAACGATTCGCAGCTCGTCGCCGAAACGAAACGCAAAACCTTGGATTGAAAGTATGACGTGACCTCGTCGTATCGTCCGATATGCAATGCAATACCTCAAAT is from Nasonia vitripennis strain AsymCx chromosome 1, Nvit_psr_1.1, whole genome shotgun sequence and encodes:
- the LOC100120043 gene encoding sodium-independent sulfate anion transporter isoform X2, producing the protein MVEEPDAGEEESELSSYLQQAGRRLRHACSRKTLYKRLPLLGWLPRYSSQDALGDLVAGVTVGLTVIPQSLAYSNVAGLPPQYGLYGSFLGCFVYILFGSCKDVPFGPTAIISLLTYQTVGQLEEPQLHAVLLCFLAGAVELLMGLLGLGFLIDFVSGPVSSGFTSAVALIIVSSQVKDVLGIPAQGSTFLQMWRSIGEHLQESSLYDAALGLLCIGLLLLLRAVASVRLGSEEQRRHSAKLRLLDRLLWLAGTSRNALLVLGCGALAYGFPGGESPFQLIGHIPSGMPGLAAPPFGYSRPADNATVGFLEMAGNLGSGILVLPLISLMEDIAICKAFASGSSVDATQELIALGLANIGSSFVRAFPGSGSLSRSAVNNASGVRTPLGGLYTGLLVLLALLFLTPYFAFIPKATLAAIIIAAVIFMVEVKVVKPMWRAKKSDLIPGLGTFIACLVLQLELGIACGVGINVLFILYHAARPKISMERLKSRRGVDYLMLTPDRCLIFPSVDYVRNLVSKYGRRATGAAGASTPVVIDCTHIYGADYTAAKVVESLTKDFAQRGQPLFFYNLKPSVYAVFEGVAPQDFVVYYTQEGLDDLLKERAASCLERTLQDVLVP
- the LOC100120043 gene encoding sodium-independent sulfate anion transporter isoform X1; protein product: MTRKDGSMSEEIVGKGLEGGYVNHALSESGLELAQNGSQESHPQRELHGSSDFVLVEEPDAGEEESELSSYLQQAGRRLRHACSRKTLYKRLPLLGWLPRYSSQDALGDLVAGVTVGLTVIPQSLAYSNVAGLPPQYGLYGSFLGCFVYILFGSCKDVPFGPTAIISLLTYQTVGQLEEPQLHAVLLCFLAGAVELLMGLLGLGFLIDFVSGPVSSGFTSAVALIIVSSQVKDVLGIPAQGSTFLQMWRSIGEHLQESSLYDAALGLLCIGLLLLLRAVASVRLGSEEQRRHSAKLRLLDRLLWLAGTSRNALLVLGCGALAYGFPGGESPFQLIGHIPSGMPGLAAPPFGYSRPADNATVGFLEMAGNLGSGILVLPLISLMEDIAICKAFASGSSVDATQELIALGLANIGSSFVRAFPGSGSLSRSAVNNASGVRTPLGGLYTGLLVLLALLFLTPYFAFIPKATLAAIIIAAVIFMVEVKVVKPMWRAKKSDLIPGLGTFIACLVLQLELGIACGVGINVLFILYHAARPKISMERLKSRRGVDYLMLTPDRCLIFPSVDYVRNLVSKYGRRATGAAGASTPVVIDCTHIYGADYTAAKVVESLTKDFAQRGQPLFFYNLKPSVYAVFEGVAPQDFVVYYTQEGLDDLLKERAASCLERTLQDVLVP